A window of Ipomoea triloba cultivar NCNSP0323 chromosome 2, ASM357664v1 contains these coding sequences:
- the LOC116011279 gene encoding syntaxin-125-like has protein sequence MNDLFSANSFKRYQTDDLEAGGGDGDAPAAGNNNNNNDESADLNKFFEDVEKVKTDMKDVETFYKKLQELNEECKTAHNAKTMKSLRSKMDGDVAQVLKRVKVIKAKLEALEKSNAASRQVSGCGPGSSTDRTRTAVVGGLGKKLKVMMDDFQALRARMNSEYKETVARRYFTVTGEQPDDDLIENLIASGESESFLQKAIQEQGRGQILDTISEIQERHDAVKEIEKNLIELHQIFLDMAALVEAQGQQLNDIESHVAHASSFVRRGTEQLQEASEIQKESRKCTCIAIILVIVLIIVLLFPIWSHLLMLHLR, from the coding sequence ATGAATGACTTATTCTCTGCTAACTCGTTTAAGCGCTACCAAACGGATGATCTGGAGGCGGGAGGCGGAGACGGCGACGCCCCGGCGGCggggaataataataataataatgatgaatcCGCGGATCTCAACAAGTTTTTCGAGGATGTGGAGAAAGTGAAGACTGACATGAAGGATGTGGAGACGTTTTACAAGAAGTTGCAGGAGTTGAACGAGGAGTGCAAGACGGCCCACAATGCGAAAACCATGAAGAGTTTGAGGTCCAAGATGGACGGTGACGTGGCGCAGGTCTTGAAGCGGGTCAAGGTCATCAAGGCCAAGCTGGAAGCCCTGGAAAAGTCCAACGCCGCGTCCCGCCAGGTGTCCGGGTGCGGCCCGGGCTCTTCCACGGACCGGACCCGAACCGCGGTCGTGGGCGGGCTCGGCAAGAAGCTAAAAGTCATGATGGACGACTTCCAGGCCCTGCGGGCCCGGATGAACTCCGAGTACAAGGAGACCGTGGCTCGGCGATACTTCACCGTGACGGGCGAGCAGCCCGACGACGACCTAATCGAAAACCTAATCGCCAGCGGCGAGAGCGAGTCGTTCCTTCAGAAAGCCATCCAGGAACAAGGGCGGGGACAGATTCTGGACACCATATCGGAAATTCAAGAAAGGCACGACGCGGTTAAAGAGATAGAGAAGAACCTGATCGAGCTCCACCAGATATTCTTGGACATGGCGGCGCTGGTGGAGGCGCAGGGGCAGCAGCTCAACGACATCGAGAGCCACGTGGCGCACGCTAGCTCCTTCGTCCGCCGAGGTACCGAGCAGCTCCAAGAAGCCAGTGAGATTCAGAAGGAATCCAGAAAGTGCACTTGCATTGCCATTATTCTCGTCATTGTTCTCATCATCGTCCTTCTTTTCCCAATTTGGTCCCATCTTTTGATGCTTCATCTCAGGTAG
- the LOC116010483 gene encoding uncharacterized protein LOC116010483, which produces MASSIASMAARRAAAFNRLASPSSASQAASLVQRRGLAGAADHHGPPKVNFWQDPTSPSKWKEEHFVLISLSGWGLVFYGGYKFFTGGKKNKEETLVQTSH; this is translated from the exons ATGGCGTCTTCGATAGCTTCGATGGCCGCTCGCCGAGCCGCAGCATTCAATCGACTCGCCTCACCTAGCTCAGCGTCTCAGGCTGCTTCTCTTGTTCAGCGTCGCGGCCTCGCCGGTGCTGCTG ATCACCATGGACCTCCGAAGGTGAACTTCTGGCAAGACCCAACGAGTCCGTCTAAATGGAAGGAAGAGCAT TTTGTACTCATCTCTTTGTCTGGCTGGGGTTTGGTTTTCTATGGTGGATACAAGTTCTTCACAGGTGGCAAGAAAAATAAGGAAGAG ACTCTGGTCCAAACATCTCACTGA
- the LOC116010482 gene encoding beta-glucuronosyltransferase GlcAT14A-like, with amino-acid sequence MRKSINFHSGRIFSDRRWKIPFFLSLLVSITLFMATISGIYTSSYGREQVEFDIKTFSEPEDSGEYFVDSELRSSMQNGVLKTEPPRFAYLISGTKGDSQRLLRTLQAVYHPRNQYILHMDLEAPPRERLNLTMTVKNDPTFRQVLNVRVMEQSNLVTYKGPTMIATTLQAIAIMLKESSDWDWFINLSASDYPLVTQDDLLHVFSNLSRDLNFIEHMQLYGWKLNQRARPIVVDPGLYLSKKSDLSTTSQRRSLPTYFKLFTGSAWVILTRSFLEYCIWGWDNLPRTLLMYYSNFVSSPEGYFHTTICNTDEFRSTAINHDLHYIAWDYPPKQHPLLLTLKDFDKMVNSSAAFARKFRRDDPVLDKIDQELLGRTNRFAPGAWCVGSEEDGGDPCSVLGDDSVFRPGPGAKRLEGLMQKLLSEDFRSKQCLAKN; translated from the exons ATGAGGAAAAGCATCAATTTCCACTCGGGGAGGATTTTCAGTGACAGAAGGTGGAAAATCCCATTCTTTCTAAGTTTGCTTGTATCCATTACTCTGTTTATGGCAACTATTTCTGGGATATATACTTCATCGTATGGTAGGGAACAAGTGGAATTTGATATCAAAACTTTCAGCGAGCCAGAAGATTCTGGCGAGTACTTTGTAGACTCAGAGTTGAGGTCATCAATGCAGAATGGGGTTCTAAAAACCGAACCTCCTAGGTTTGCTTATCTCATATCGGGCACAAAGGGTGATAGCCAAAGATTGTTGAGGACTCTGCAAGCTGTCTATCATCCGAGAAATCAGTATATTCTGCATATGGATCTTGAAGCTCCACCCCGTGAAAGGTTGAACTTGACAATGACAGTGAAAAATGATCCAACTTTCCGTCAAGTGCTGAATGTCCGTGTAATGGAACAATCGAACTTGGTGACTTACAAGGGCCCTACAATGATTGCTACTACCTTACAGGCTATAGCAATTATGTTGAAGGAAAGTTCAGATTGGGACTGGTTTATCAATCTCAGTGCTTCTGATTACCCTCTCGTGACTCAGGATG ATCTCCTTCATGTTTTCTCCAATTTGTCGAGAGATTTGAATTTCATAGAACATATGCAGCTTTATGGGTGGAAATT GAACCAAAGAGCAAGGCCCATAGTTGTTGATCCAGGTCTTTATTTGTCTAAGAAATCTGATCTCTCTACGACTTCTCAACGTCGATCACTTCCAACATATTTTAAGTTGTTCACAG GCTCAGCATGGGTGATACTGACTCGCTCTTTCCTCGAGTACTGCATATGGGGATGGGATAACCTTCCGCGAACTCTTCTCATGTATTATTCTAATTTTGTATCCTCACCCGAAGGCTATTTCCACACCACCATTTGCAACACTGATGAGTTTCGTAGCACTGCAATAAACCATGATCTGCACTACATTGCGTGGGACTACCCTCCCAAGCAACACCCTCTCTTGCTAACACTCAAGGACTTCGACAAGATGGTCAACAGCAGTGCTGCATTTGCTAGAAAATTTCGCAGGGATGATCCCGTGCTAGACAAGATTGACCAAGAATTGCTGGGACGCACGAATCGTTTTGCACCCGGGGCTTGGTGTGTTGGAAGCGAGGAAGACGGAGGTGATCCATGTTCTGTGCTTGGTGATGATTCAGTGTTTAGGCCTGGTCCTGGTGCAAAGAGGCTGGAGGGCCTAATGCAGAAGCTGCTATCTGAAGATTTTCGTAGTAAACAATGTTTGGCTAAAAATTGA